The following are encoded together in the Glycine max cultivar Williams 82 chromosome 8, Glycine_max_v4.0, whole genome shotgun sequence genome:
- the LOC100780705 gene encoding uncharacterized protein isoform X1, translating into MAPILSSASDDNLDLQEVISKGSLDFDEWTLLISEIEKLYPDDAEKICLVYNHFLSKFPLCHGYWRKYAAHMTCLCTTDKVVEVFEKAVLAATYSVGMWVDYCSFGMSAFEDPSDIRRLFKRAISFVGKDYLCHILWDKYIHFEFSQQQWISLAHIYIQTLKFPTKKLNQYYDSFKKLLTFLEEGIASLELQSESCFDGEIPMTTCYKDDEIYCIINDIMDSSVGLTSSIALKRYRVIGELLYHKACELYSKISPFEANIRRHYFHVRPLDANQLQNWHNYLDFIEPQGDFDWAVKLYERCLIVCANYPEYWMRYVDFMEAKGGREIANYSLVRATEIYLKKVPEIHLFNARFKEQIGDVLAARAAYIQSGKETDSDFVENVISKANMEKRLGNTESAFSIYKEALKMASAEKMLHALPILYVHFSRLKYLSTNSVDAAGDVLIDGVRTLPQNKLLLEELIKFLMMHGGTKHMAVIDSIIADTISPRSEGSQGFSTEDAEDISNLYLEFVDYCGTIHDVRKAWNRHIKLFPDSVRTAKRRRLINLMDKREEVFVVMPNQASRDSSSDLDAAHLHKKDKKVLLLKYCDNQSDATKDELMLTKNHNARSNNDTDTCNLQIMESEYKIEENGRELPLPISEEPRDNDPENNVSSANLVEVKERSITKNLKNSCSSESDVSSEELLRQTACGNQSSQALQIPSKENTAFSKGTCELEPEELKPLSPSSISLNPQESTCPDSGPMVSQEECDAIPESCKSNSRAVVGGHTTNQDNSASTQDSESAQIPIEINSPYSARHRDQRARKPLLPPRSSGNSGGNWHKMRNAGQFRRGPKFGYRGNTHRKQHQRQQLPPQQIHPPERGSQMAVAPGYSSQPVLQIQQCNQGQNQFHSAATPTDFAAASCWPMQNMQIQNTSSQSQTPANTTSHVLQHAMQGNERYGYMQNDQEYNQLWQYYQQQQQQLQLQQHYIQLQQQSFQQGLSQQQLQHSLLEPLQPQQLQQQVLQQQQQQYFQQQQPLQQEHPENLMQQQQPSTQSSSHPVADQGQAIVTLQGHGAVLSQQSDKLGPISSPVVHHPQEKSTQQE; encoded by the exons ATGGCACCGATTCTATCATCAG cCAGTGATGACAAtcttgatcttcaagaagttATTTCTAAGGGCTCATTAGATTTTGACGAATGGACTTTACTGATTTCAGAGATCGAGAAACTATATCCT GATGACGCAGAGAAAATATGTCTGGTTTATAACCATTTCTTATCCAAATTTCCTTTGTGTCATGGGTATTGGAGGAAATATGCTGCCCACATGACATGCTTATGCACCACAGAtaaggttgttgaagtatttgaaaaagCTGTTTTAGCAGCAACATATTCAGTGGGCATGTGGGTTGATTACTGTAGCTTTGGCATGTCAGCTTTTGAGGACCCATCTGATATTCGGAG GTTGTTCAAGAGAGCCATTTCCTTTGTTGGGAAGGACTATTTATGTCATATCTTGTGGGACAAGTATATTCACTTTGAGTTTTCCCAGCAGCAGTGGATTTCTCTTGCTCACATTTATATACAAACTCTTAAGTTCCCAACCAAAAAGTTGAATCAGTATTATGATAG TTTTAAAAAGTTGCTAACCTTTTTGGAGGAGGGCATAGCAAGCCTGGAATTGCAATCTGAATCATGTTTTGATGGTGAAATTCCTATGACTACCTGTTACAAGGATGATGAGATTTATTGCATTATCAATGATATCATGGATTCATCTGTTGGATTGACTAGTTCAATAGCCCTAAAAAGGTACAGGGTCATTGGAGAACTGCTTTATCATAAAGCTTGTGAGTTGTATTCGAAAATTAGTCCTTTTGAGGCTAATATTCGAAGACATTACTTTCATGTTCGGCCTCTTGATGCAAATCAATTGCAGAATTGGCATAATTATCTGGATTTTATTGAACCTCAAGGGGACTTTGACTGG GCTGTGAAACTTTATGAGAGATGCTTGATTGTGTGTGCCAACTATCCTGAATACTGGATGCGTTATGTGGACTTCATGGAAGCCAAGGGAGGAAGAGAAATTGCAAACTATTCTTTAGTCCGAGCGACTGAAATTTATTTGAAG AAAGTGCCAGAAATCCATTTATTCAATGCCAGGTTTAAGGAACAAATAGGAGATGTTTTAGCTGCTCGTGCTGCATATATTCAGAGTGGTAAAGAGACAGATTCTGACTTTGTGGAAAATGTTATATCAAAAGCTAATATGGAAAAACGTTTG GGAAATACAGAGTCAGCTTTCAGTATATACAAAGAAGCACTAAAAATGGCATCAGCAGAGAAAATGTTACATGCCCTCCCTATTTTATATGTTCATTTCTCTCGGCTAAAATATTTG AGTACAAACAGTGTGGATGCTGCCGGAGATGTCTTAATTGATGGTGTCAGAactttgcctcaaaacaaattgCTTCTGGAG GAATTGATAAAGTTCTTAATGATGCATGGGGGGACAAAGCACATGGCTGTAATAGATTCAATTATTGCTGATACAATATCTCCAAGGTCTGAGGGATCTCAAGGTTTTAGTACAGAAGATGCAGAGGATATATCAAACTTATATCTAGAG TTTGTGGACTATTGTGGAACCATACATGATGTAAGGAAGGCGTGGAATCGGCACATAAAATTATTTCCAGACTCTGTCCGGACTGCTAAACGTAGAagattgattaatttgatggaCAAGAGAGAAGAGGTTTTTGTTGTCATGCCTAATCAAGCATCTAGGGATTCTAGTTCTGATTTGGATGCTGCACATTTACataaaaaagacaagaaagtgtTATTGCTGAAATATTGTGATAATCAGTCTGATGCTACTAAAGATGAATTAATGCTGACAAAAAATCATAATGCTCGGTCTAATAATGATACAGATACATGCAATCTTCAAATTATGGAATCAGaatacaaaatagaagaaaatgggaGAGAATTACCTCTCCCAATTTCTGAGGAGCCAAGAGACAATGATCCTGAAAATAATGTGTCATCTGCCAATTTAGTGGAAGTTAAAGAGCGATCAATAAccaagaatttaaaaaatagttgttCTTCTGAATCTGATGTTTCATCAGAGGAATTATTACGTCAAACTGCCTGTGGAAACCAATCCTCACAAGCTTTGCAAATACCCTCTAAGGAAAATACTGCTTTTTCTAAGGGAACGTGTGAGCTTGAGCCTGAAGAACTTAAGCCGCTTTCTCCGTCAAGCATATCATTAAACCCCCAGGAAAGCACATGTCCTGATTCAGGACCGATGGTGTCTCAGGAGGAGTGTGATGCAATTCCGGAAAGCTGCAAGTCAAATAGTAGAGCAGTAGTTGGTGGTCATACCACAAATCAAGACAACTCTGCAAGCACTCAAGATTCCGAGTCTGCCCAAATCCCCATTGAAATTAACAGTCCATATTCAGCACGCCATCGAGACCAGAGAGCAAGAAAACCACTTCTGCCTCCACGGTCTTCTGGTAATAGTGGTGGAAACTGGCATAAAATGAGAAATGCTGGTCAATTTCGTAGAGGCCCCAAATTTGGCTATCGGGGAAATACACATAGGAAACAGCACCAACGGCAGCAGCTGCCTCCTCAACAGATTCATCCCCCTGAAAGGGGTTCACAAATGGCTGTGGCTCCAGGTTACTCTTCTCAACCTGTATTGCAAATCCAGCAATGCAATCAAGGACAAAATCAGTTTCACTCTGCTGCTACTCCTACTGATTTTGCAGCAGCTAGTTGTTGgcctatgcaaaacatgcagatACAGAACACTTCATCTCAGTCTCAAACACCTGCCAATACTACATCACATGTATTACAACATGCAATGCAAGGCAATGAGCGATATGGATATATGCAGAATGACCAAGAATATAATCAGTTATGGCAATACTATCAGCAGCAACAGCAACAGCTGCAACTACAACAACATTATATTCAATTACAGCAGCAATCGTTCCAGCAGGGACTGTCACAACAACAGCTCCAACATAGCCTGCTGGAACCTCTTCAACCACAACAGCTCCAACAACAGGTtctgcagcagcagcagcagcaataCTTTCAACAGCAGCAACCTCTGCAGCAAGAACACCCTGAAAACCTTATGCAGCAACAGCAGCCATCAACACAG AGCAGCAGTCATCCCGTAGCAGACCAAGGGCAGGCAATAGTGACATTGCAG GGCCACGGAGCAGTATTATCGCAACAATCAGACAAACTTGGGCCGATTTCTTCTCCAGTTGTGCACCATCCTCAAGAGAAATCTACCCAACAAGAGTGA
- the LOC100780705 gene encoding uncharacterized protein isoform X2: MAPILSSASDDNLDLQEVISKGSLDFDEWTLLISEIEKLYPDDAEKICLVYNHFLSKFPLCHGYWRKYAAHMTCLCTTDKVVEVFEKAVLAATYSVGMWVDYCSFGMSAFEDPSDIRRLFKRAISFVGKDYLCHILWDKYIHFEFSQQQWISLAHIYIQTLKFPTKKLNQYYDSFKKLLTFLEEGIASLELQSESCFDGEIPMTTCYKDDEIYCIINDIMDSSVGLTSSIALKRYRVIGELLYHKACELYSKISPFEANIRRHYFHVRPLDANQLQNWHNYLDFIEPQGDFDWAVKLYERCLIVCANYPEYWMRYVDFMEAKGGREIANYSLVRATEIYLKKVPEIHLFNARFKEQIGDVLAARAAYIQSGKETDSDFVENVISKANMEKRLGNTESAFSIYKEALKMASAEKMLHALPILYVHFSRLKYLSTNSVDAAGDVLIDGVRTLPQNKLLLEELIKFLMMHGGTKHMAVIDSIIADTISPRSEGSQGFSTEDAEDISNLYLEFVDYCGTIHDVRKAWNRHIKLFPDSVRTAKRRRLINLMDKREEVFVVMPNQASRDSSSDLDAAHLHKKDKKVLLLKYCDNQSDATKDELMLTKNHNARSNNDTDTCNLQIMESEYKIEENGRELPLPISEEPRDNDPENNVSSANLVEVKERSITKNLKNSCSSESDVSSEELLRQTACGNQSSQALQIPSKENTAFSKGTCELEPEELNPQESTCPDSGPMVSQEECDAIPESCKSNSRAVVGGHTTNQDNSASTQDSESAQIPIEINSPYSARHRDQRARKPLLPPRSSGNSGGNWHKMRNAGQFRRGPKFGYRGNTHRKQHQRQQLPPQQIHPPERGSQMAVAPGYSSQPVLQIQQCNQGQNQFHSAATPTDFAAASCWPMQNMQIQNTSSQSQTPANTTSHVLQHAMQGNERYGYMQNDQEYNQLWQYYQQQQQQLQLQQHYIQLQQQSFQQGLSQQQLQHSLLEPLQPQQLQQQVLQQQQQQYFQQQQPLQQEHPENLMQQQQPSTQSSSHPVADQGQAIVTLQGHGAVLSQQSDKLGPISSPVVHHPQEKSTQQE, encoded by the exons ATGGCACCGATTCTATCATCAG cCAGTGATGACAAtcttgatcttcaagaagttATTTCTAAGGGCTCATTAGATTTTGACGAATGGACTTTACTGATTTCAGAGATCGAGAAACTATATCCT GATGACGCAGAGAAAATATGTCTGGTTTATAACCATTTCTTATCCAAATTTCCTTTGTGTCATGGGTATTGGAGGAAATATGCTGCCCACATGACATGCTTATGCACCACAGAtaaggttgttgaagtatttgaaaaagCTGTTTTAGCAGCAACATATTCAGTGGGCATGTGGGTTGATTACTGTAGCTTTGGCATGTCAGCTTTTGAGGACCCATCTGATATTCGGAG GTTGTTCAAGAGAGCCATTTCCTTTGTTGGGAAGGACTATTTATGTCATATCTTGTGGGACAAGTATATTCACTTTGAGTTTTCCCAGCAGCAGTGGATTTCTCTTGCTCACATTTATATACAAACTCTTAAGTTCCCAACCAAAAAGTTGAATCAGTATTATGATAG TTTTAAAAAGTTGCTAACCTTTTTGGAGGAGGGCATAGCAAGCCTGGAATTGCAATCTGAATCATGTTTTGATGGTGAAATTCCTATGACTACCTGTTACAAGGATGATGAGATTTATTGCATTATCAATGATATCATGGATTCATCTGTTGGATTGACTAGTTCAATAGCCCTAAAAAGGTACAGGGTCATTGGAGAACTGCTTTATCATAAAGCTTGTGAGTTGTATTCGAAAATTAGTCCTTTTGAGGCTAATATTCGAAGACATTACTTTCATGTTCGGCCTCTTGATGCAAATCAATTGCAGAATTGGCATAATTATCTGGATTTTATTGAACCTCAAGGGGACTTTGACTGG GCTGTGAAACTTTATGAGAGATGCTTGATTGTGTGTGCCAACTATCCTGAATACTGGATGCGTTATGTGGACTTCATGGAAGCCAAGGGAGGAAGAGAAATTGCAAACTATTCTTTAGTCCGAGCGACTGAAATTTATTTGAAG AAAGTGCCAGAAATCCATTTATTCAATGCCAGGTTTAAGGAACAAATAGGAGATGTTTTAGCTGCTCGTGCTGCATATATTCAGAGTGGTAAAGAGACAGATTCTGACTTTGTGGAAAATGTTATATCAAAAGCTAATATGGAAAAACGTTTG GGAAATACAGAGTCAGCTTTCAGTATATACAAAGAAGCACTAAAAATGGCATCAGCAGAGAAAATGTTACATGCCCTCCCTATTTTATATGTTCATTTCTCTCGGCTAAAATATTTG AGTACAAACAGTGTGGATGCTGCCGGAGATGTCTTAATTGATGGTGTCAGAactttgcctcaaaacaaattgCTTCTGGAG GAATTGATAAAGTTCTTAATGATGCATGGGGGGACAAAGCACATGGCTGTAATAGATTCAATTATTGCTGATACAATATCTCCAAGGTCTGAGGGATCTCAAGGTTTTAGTACAGAAGATGCAGAGGATATATCAAACTTATATCTAGAG TTTGTGGACTATTGTGGAACCATACATGATGTAAGGAAGGCGTGGAATCGGCACATAAAATTATTTCCAGACTCTGTCCGGACTGCTAAACGTAGAagattgattaatttgatggaCAAGAGAGAAGAGGTTTTTGTTGTCATGCCTAATCAAGCATCTAGGGATTCTAGTTCTGATTTGGATGCTGCACATTTACataaaaaagacaagaaagtgtTATTGCTGAAATATTGTGATAATCAGTCTGATGCTACTAAAGATGAATTAATGCTGACAAAAAATCATAATGCTCGGTCTAATAATGATACAGATACATGCAATCTTCAAATTATGGAATCAGaatacaaaatagaagaaaatgggaGAGAATTACCTCTCCCAATTTCTGAGGAGCCAAGAGACAATGATCCTGAAAATAATGTGTCATCTGCCAATTTAGTGGAAGTTAAAGAGCGATCAATAAccaagaatttaaaaaatagttgttCTTCTGAATCTGATGTTTCATCAGAGGAATTATTACGTCAAACTGCCTGTGGAAACCAATCCTCACAAGCTTTGCAAATACCCTCTAAGGAAAATACTGCTTTTTCTAAGGGAACGTGTGAGCTTGAGCCTGAAGA ATTAAACCCCCAGGAAAGCACATGTCCTGATTCAGGACCGATGGTGTCTCAGGAGGAGTGTGATGCAATTCCGGAAAGCTGCAAGTCAAATAGTAGAGCAGTAGTTGGTGGTCATACCACAAATCAAGACAACTCTGCAAGCACTCAAGATTCCGAGTCTGCCCAAATCCCCATTGAAATTAACAGTCCATATTCAGCACGCCATCGAGACCAGAGAGCAAGAAAACCACTTCTGCCTCCACGGTCTTCTGGTAATAGTGGTGGAAACTGGCATAAAATGAGAAATGCTGGTCAATTTCGTAGAGGCCCCAAATTTGGCTATCGGGGAAATACACATAGGAAACAGCACCAACGGCAGCAGCTGCCTCCTCAACAGATTCATCCCCCTGAAAGGGGTTCACAAATGGCTGTGGCTCCAGGTTACTCTTCTCAACCTGTATTGCAAATCCAGCAATGCAATCAAGGACAAAATCAGTTTCACTCTGCTGCTACTCCTACTGATTTTGCAGCAGCTAGTTGTTGgcctatgcaaaacatgcagatACAGAACACTTCATCTCAGTCTCAAACACCTGCCAATACTACATCACATGTATTACAACATGCAATGCAAGGCAATGAGCGATATGGATATATGCAGAATGACCAAGAATATAATCAGTTATGGCAATACTATCAGCAGCAACAGCAACAGCTGCAACTACAACAACATTATATTCAATTACAGCAGCAATCGTTCCAGCAGGGACTGTCACAACAACAGCTCCAACATAGCCTGCTGGAACCTCTTCAACCACAACAGCTCCAACAACAGGTtctgcagcagcagcagcagcaataCTTTCAACAGCAGCAACCTCTGCAGCAAGAACACCCTGAAAACCTTATGCAGCAACAGCAGCCATCAACACAG AGCAGCAGTCATCCCGTAGCAGACCAAGGGCAGGCAATAGTGACATTGCAG GGCCACGGAGCAGTATTATCGCAACAATCAGACAAACTTGGGCCGATTTCTTCTCCAGTTGTGCACCATCCTCAAGAGAAATCTACCCAACAAGAGTGA
- the LOC100780705 gene encoding uncharacterized protein isoform X3 → MTCLCTTDKVVEVFEKAVLAATYSVGMWVDYCSFGMSAFEDPSDIRRLFKRAISFVGKDYLCHILWDKYIHFEFSQQQWISLAHIYIQTLKFPTKKLNQYYDSFKKLLTFLEEGIASLELQSESCFDGEIPMTTCYKDDEIYCIINDIMDSSVGLTSSIALKRYRVIGELLYHKACELYSKISPFEANIRRHYFHVRPLDANQLQNWHNYLDFIEPQGDFDWAVKLYERCLIVCANYPEYWMRYVDFMEAKGGREIANYSLVRATEIYLKKVPEIHLFNARFKEQIGDVLAARAAYIQSGKETDSDFVENVISKANMEKRLGNTESAFSIYKEALKMASAEKMLHALPILYVHFSRLKYLSTNSVDAAGDVLIDGVRTLPQNKLLLEELIKFLMMHGGTKHMAVIDSIIADTISPRSEGSQGFSTEDAEDISNLYLEFVDYCGTIHDVRKAWNRHIKLFPDSVRTAKRRRLINLMDKREEVFVVMPNQASRDSSSDLDAAHLHKKDKKVLLLKYCDNQSDATKDELMLTKNHNARSNNDTDTCNLQIMESEYKIEENGRELPLPISEEPRDNDPENNVSSANLVEVKERSITKNLKNSCSSESDVSSEELLRQTACGNQSSQALQIPSKENTAFSKGTCELEPEELKPLSPSSISLNPQESTCPDSGPMVSQEECDAIPESCKSNSRAVVGGHTTNQDNSASTQDSESAQIPIEINSPYSARHRDQRARKPLLPPRSSGNSGGNWHKMRNAGQFRRGPKFGYRGNTHRKQHQRQQLPPQQIHPPERGSQMAVAPGYSSQPVLQIQQCNQGQNQFHSAATPTDFAAASCWPMQNMQIQNTSSQSQTPANTTSHVLQHAMQGNERYGYMQNDQEYNQLWQYYQQQQQQLQLQQHYIQLQQQSFQQGLSQQQLQHSLLEPLQPQQLQQQVLQQQQQQYFQQQQPLQQEHPENLMQQQQPSTQSSSHPVADQGQAIVTLQGHGAVLSQQSDKLGPISSPVVHHPQEKSTQQE, encoded by the exons ATGACATGCTTATGCACCACAGAtaaggttgttgaagtatttgaaaaagCTGTTTTAGCAGCAACATATTCAGTGGGCATGTGGGTTGATTACTGTAGCTTTGGCATGTCAGCTTTTGAGGACCCATCTGATATTCGGAG GTTGTTCAAGAGAGCCATTTCCTTTGTTGGGAAGGACTATTTATGTCATATCTTGTGGGACAAGTATATTCACTTTGAGTTTTCCCAGCAGCAGTGGATTTCTCTTGCTCACATTTATATACAAACTCTTAAGTTCCCAACCAAAAAGTTGAATCAGTATTATGATAG TTTTAAAAAGTTGCTAACCTTTTTGGAGGAGGGCATAGCAAGCCTGGAATTGCAATCTGAATCATGTTTTGATGGTGAAATTCCTATGACTACCTGTTACAAGGATGATGAGATTTATTGCATTATCAATGATATCATGGATTCATCTGTTGGATTGACTAGTTCAATAGCCCTAAAAAGGTACAGGGTCATTGGAGAACTGCTTTATCATAAAGCTTGTGAGTTGTATTCGAAAATTAGTCCTTTTGAGGCTAATATTCGAAGACATTACTTTCATGTTCGGCCTCTTGATGCAAATCAATTGCAGAATTGGCATAATTATCTGGATTTTATTGAACCTCAAGGGGACTTTGACTGG GCTGTGAAACTTTATGAGAGATGCTTGATTGTGTGTGCCAACTATCCTGAATACTGGATGCGTTATGTGGACTTCATGGAAGCCAAGGGAGGAAGAGAAATTGCAAACTATTCTTTAGTCCGAGCGACTGAAATTTATTTGAAG AAAGTGCCAGAAATCCATTTATTCAATGCCAGGTTTAAGGAACAAATAGGAGATGTTTTAGCTGCTCGTGCTGCATATATTCAGAGTGGTAAAGAGACAGATTCTGACTTTGTGGAAAATGTTATATCAAAAGCTAATATGGAAAAACGTTTG GGAAATACAGAGTCAGCTTTCAGTATATACAAAGAAGCACTAAAAATGGCATCAGCAGAGAAAATGTTACATGCCCTCCCTATTTTATATGTTCATTTCTCTCGGCTAAAATATTTG AGTACAAACAGTGTGGATGCTGCCGGAGATGTCTTAATTGATGGTGTCAGAactttgcctcaaaacaaattgCTTCTGGAG GAATTGATAAAGTTCTTAATGATGCATGGGGGGACAAAGCACATGGCTGTAATAGATTCAATTATTGCTGATACAATATCTCCAAGGTCTGAGGGATCTCAAGGTTTTAGTACAGAAGATGCAGAGGATATATCAAACTTATATCTAGAG TTTGTGGACTATTGTGGAACCATACATGATGTAAGGAAGGCGTGGAATCGGCACATAAAATTATTTCCAGACTCTGTCCGGACTGCTAAACGTAGAagattgattaatttgatggaCAAGAGAGAAGAGGTTTTTGTTGTCATGCCTAATCAAGCATCTAGGGATTCTAGTTCTGATTTGGATGCTGCACATTTACataaaaaagacaagaaagtgtTATTGCTGAAATATTGTGATAATCAGTCTGATGCTACTAAAGATGAATTAATGCTGACAAAAAATCATAATGCTCGGTCTAATAATGATACAGATACATGCAATCTTCAAATTATGGAATCAGaatacaaaatagaagaaaatgggaGAGAATTACCTCTCCCAATTTCTGAGGAGCCAAGAGACAATGATCCTGAAAATAATGTGTCATCTGCCAATTTAGTGGAAGTTAAAGAGCGATCAATAAccaagaatttaaaaaatagttgttCTTCTGAATCTGATGTTTCATCAGAGGAATTATTACGTCAAACTGCCTGTGGAAACCAATCCTCACAAGCTTTGCAAATACCCTCTAAGGAAAATACTGCTTTTTCTAAGGGAACGTGTGAGCTTGAGCCTGAAGAACTTAAGCCGCTTTCTCCGTCAAGCATATCATTAAACCCCCAGGAAAGCACATGTCCTGATTCAGGACCGATGGTGTCTCAGGAGGAGTGTGATGCAATTCCGGAAAGCTGCAAGTCAAATAGTAGAGCAGTAGTTGGTGGTCATACCACAAATCAAGACAACTCTGCAAGCACTCAAGATTCCGAGTCTGCCCAAATCCCCATTGAAATTAACAGTCCATATTCAGCACGCCATCGAGACCAGAGAGCAAGAAAACCACTTCTGCCTCCACGGTCTTCTGGTAATAGTGGTGGAAACTGGCATAAAATGAGAAATGCTGGTCAATTTCGTAGAGGCCCCAAATTTGGCTATCGGGGAAATACACATAGGAAACAGCACCAACGGCAGCAGCTGCCTCCTCAACAGATTCATCCCCCTGAAAGGGGTTCACAAATGGCTGTGGCTCCAGGTTACTCTTCTCAACCTGTATTGCAAATCCAGCAATGCAATCAAGGACAAAATCAGTTTCACTCTGCTGCTACTCCTACTGATTTTGCAGCAGCTAGTTGTTGgcctatgcaaaacatgcagatACAGAACACTTCATCTCAGTCTCAAACACCTGCCAATACTACATCACATGTATTACAACATGCAATGCAAGGCAATGAGCGATATGGATATATGCAGAATGACCAAGAATATAATCAGTTATGGCAATACTATCAGCAGCAACAGCAACAGCTGCAACTACAACAACATTATATTCAATTACAGCAGCAATCGTTCCAGCAGGGACTGTCACAACAACAGCTCCAACATAGCCTGCTGGAACCTCTTCAACCACAACAGCTCCAACAACAGGTtctgcagcagcagcagcagcaataCTTTCAACAGCAGCAACCTCTGCAGCAAGAACACCCTGAAAACCTTATGCAGCAACAGCAGCCATCAACACAG AGCAGCAGTCATCCCGTAGCAGACCAAGGGCAGGCAATAGTGACATTGCAG GGCCACGGAGCAGTATTATCGCAACAATCAGACAAACTTGGGCCGATTTCTTCTCCAGTTGTGCACCATCCTCAAGAGAAATCTACCCAACAAGAGTGA